The following coding sequences lie in one Glycine max cultivar Williams 82 chromosome 19, Glycine_max_v4.0, whole genome shotgun sequence genomic window:
- the LOC100787400 gene encoding CMP-sialic acid transporter 1 produces MQWYFVASLLTVLTSSQGILTTLSQSNGEYKYDYATVPFLAEVFKLAVSSLLLWRECKKSPLPKMTTEWKTVSLFPIPSVIYLIHNNVQFATLTYVDTSTYQIMGNLKIVTTGILFRLFLGRRLSNLQWMAIVLLAVGTTTSQVRGCGEASCDSLFSAPIQGYMLGVLSACLSALAGIYTEFLMKKNNDSLYWQNIQLYTFGTLFNMARLLADDFRGGFENGPWWQRIFNGYTITTWMVVLNLGSTGLLVSWLMKHADNIVKVYSTSMAMLLTMILSLFLFNFKPTLQLFLGIIICMMSLHMYFAPPNMLLDMPLTVKPDEEKLIEVSVDRRTLS; encoded by the exons atgcagtgGTACTTCGTCGCTTCGCTCCTCACCGTCCTCACCAGTTCTCAG GGAATACTAACAACCCTCTCGCAAAGTAACGGAGAGTACAAGTATGATTACGCCACGGTCCCATTTCTCGCCGAGGTTTTCAAG CTTGCGGTGTCAAGTTTGTTACTGTGGAGGGAATGCAAAAAGTCACCTTTGCCAAAGATGACAACGGAGTGGAAAACGGTGTCTCTGTTCCCCATTCCCTCAGTTATATATCTGATCCACAACAATGTTCAGTTTGCTACACTCACTTATGTGGACACATCCACTTATCAGATAATGGGCAATTTGAAGATTGTCACCACTGGAATTCTATTTAG GTTGTTCTTAGGGAGGAGGCTTTCTAACTTGCAGTGGATGGCTATTGTGCTGTTGGCTGTTGGGACAACCACAAGTCAG GTTAGGGGATGTGGAGAGGCTTCTTGTGACTCCCTTTTCTCAGCTCCAATTCAGGGCTACATGTTAGGAGTTCTATCTGCTTGTCTCTCAGCTTTAGCTGGGATTTATACTGAGTTCttgatgaagaaaaacaatgacaGCTTATACTGGCAGAATATACAGTTGTACAC GTTTGGTACACTTTTCAATATGGCACGACTACTTGCAGATGATTTTAGAGGTGGATTTGAAAATGGACCCTGGTGGCAACGTATTTTCAATGGATACACTATCACTACCTGGATGGTGGTATTGAATCTAGGGTCTACTGGTCTTTTGGTTTCATGGTTAATGAAACATGCTGATAATATTGTAAAG GTCTATTCCACATCAATGGCGATGCTGCTGACGATGATACTTTCACTATTTCTCTTCAACTTCAAACCTACACTGCAG CTTTTCTTGGGCATTATTATTTGTATGATGTCTCTACACATGTATTTTGCCCCACCAAATATGCTCTTAGATATGCCATTAACAGTTAAGCCAGATGAAGAGAAGCTCATTGAAGTTTCTGTTGATCGAAGAACACTTTCATGA
- the LOC100527438 gene encoding uncharacterized protein LOC100527438 — MKSVGRVGGGESEQRGHFQMPLHYPRYTQADYETMPEWRLDSLLKEYGLPIIGDLHQKRNFAIGAFLWPH; from the coding sequence atgaagtcGGTGGGTAGGGTTGGCGGAGGAGAATCAGAGCAACGTGGACATTTTCAGATGCCACTGCACTATCCAAGGTACACACAGGCTGACTATGAAACAATGCCTGAGTGGAGGCTTGATTCTTTGCTCAAAGAGTACGGCTTACCAATCATTGGAGATCTTCATCAAAAGAGAAACTTTGCCATCGGAGCCTTTCTTTGGCCTCACTGA
- the TUBG2 gene encoding tubulin gamma-1 chain: MPREIITLQVGQCGNQIGMEFWKQLCLEHGISKEGILEDFATQGGDRKDVFFYQADDQHYIPRALLIDLEPRVINGIQNSDYRNLYNHENIFVSDHGGGAGNNWASGYDQGQHVEEEIMDMIDREADGSDSLEGFVLCHSIAGGTGSGMGSYLLETLNDRYSKKLVQTYSVFPNQMETSDVVVQPYNSLLTLKRLTLNADCVVVLDNTALNRIAVERLHLSNPSFAQTNSLVSTVMSASTTTLRYPGYMNNDLVGLLASLIPTPRCHFLMTGYTPLTVERQANLIRKTTVLDVMRRLLQAKNIMVSSYARTKDASQAKYISILNIIQGEVDPTQVHESLQRIRERKLVNFIEWGPASIQVALSRKSPYVQTAHRVSGLMLASHTSIRHLFSKTLSQYEKLRKKQAFIDAYRKFPMFADNDLSEFDESRDIIETLVDEYKACESPDYIKWGMEDPNNMLTGEGNATGSLDPNSVA, encoded by the exons ATGCCGAGGGAAATCATCACTCTCCAGGTTGGCCAATGTGGGAATCAGATCGGCATGGAGTTCTGGAAGCAGCTCTGCCTCGAACACGGCATCAGCAAAGAAGGCATCCTCGAAGACTTCGCCACTCAG GGGGGTGACCGTAAAGACGTGTTCTTCTACCAAGCTGATGACCAGCATTATATACCACGGGCTCTCCTGATTGACTTGGAGCCAAGAGTGATTAATGGAATTCAAAATAGTGACTACCGAAATCTCTACAATCATGAGAACATCTTTGTCTCAGATCACGGAGGTGGTGCTGGAAACAATTGGGCCAGTGGATACGATCAG GGACAACATGTTGAAGAAGAAATAATGGACATGATTGACAGAGAAGCAGATGGCAGTGACAGTCTTGAGGGTTTTGTTCTATGTCATTCAATTGCAGGAGGAACAGGCTCAG GTATGGGCTCATACTTGTTGGAGACTCTGAATGACCGCTACAGCAAAAAACTGGTTCAGACATACAGTGTGTTTCCTAACCAAATGGAGACTAGTGATGTGGTGGTCCAACCATACAATTCACTTTTAACACTCAAGAGATTGACACTTAATGCAGATTGTGTTGTAGTTCTTGACAATACTGCACTAAATAGAATTGCTGTGGAACGGCTTCATTTATCAAATCCATCATTTGCTCAAACAAATTCCTTAGTTTCTACAGTTATGTCTGCCAGCACAACAACTCTTCGTTATCCAGGGTACATGAATAATGACTTGGTTGGTCTTCTTGCCTCTTTGATTCCAACACCAAGATGCCATTTTCTAATGACAGGCTATACACCTTTGACTGTGGAACGCCAG GCTAATTTAATTCGTAAGACTACTGTACTTGATGTTATGAGAAGACTTCTGCAG GCAAAGAATATTATGGTCTCTTCTTATGCTCGGACAAAAGATGCTAGCCAagcaaaatatatatcaattctGAATATCATCCAAGGAGAGGTTGATCCAACTCAG GTTCATGAAAGTTTGCAGAGGATTCGTGAAAGAAAACTAGTTAACTTTATTGAGTGGGGTCCTGCAAGTATTCAG GTTGCTCTATCAAGGAAGTCTCCTTATGTTCAAACTGCACATAGG GTCAGTGGCCTTATGCTGGCAAGTCATACTAGCATCCGTCACCTTTTCAGTAAAACATTGAGCCAGTATGAGAAGTTGAGAAAGAAACAAGCCTTTATAGACGCCTACAGGAAGTTTCCTATGTTTGCT GATAATGACCTCTCAGAATTTGATGAATCAAGGGACATAATTGAGACTTTGGTTGATGAATACAAGGCCTGTGAGTCCCCAGATTATATCAAATGGGGAATGGAG GATCCAAACAACATGCTAACAGGAGAAGGCAATGCTACAGGATCATTGGATCCAAATTCAGTAGCGTGA